AGTATGCTCTTGTGTAGTTGCAACCAATCTATATCAAATCTCATCAAAGAATCCTCGATTTATCCTGTGGCCTCGCGTCAGTCACTTCTGCTGCTAATTTTTCTGATGACACCATACTGAAATACTGACCATTGGCTGGTGTAGTGATGTGAGCATACAGACTAAGAAATCTGGTTGCTATTCGGTGCCACATGAATGAATTGTGATCCTTGTTGTTTGGCCGCATTACTGAAACGATGAAGCACGAACTGGTCCCAGTTTCAGTTTCAGTTTCATTGCCTTGCAGTTGCAGGCAGCATTGCGTTGGTTCTGTGTGCATTCAACTGCTCTGTTTACCATATTTGGTTCAGGAGATGAAGTTCCACACCACTTTCACCAGAATGgctggtttcctgtgttccgtgaGACTGACTCTGTGGGAGGCTGGGAATGTTCCTGTATAGAAAACTCTGCAGAGACAGCTTCCTTGTGCTTTGCTTAAAGTAAACAAGTTCAGATGTTGTTTAAGGAACAAATTCAGATGACAGATACAAAGGTCGACCTGGTGCATGTACTCTCAAATCACGTGCGAACAGCTACGAGTCTGTTCATTATGCCACGCCTGTGATAGTTCTCTTTTGGACCAGCCAGTGATCTCTGTGCTGGGACTAGAAGCTACTAGGAAGCAAAGTATCCTGTTCTTCTTCTTAAGCCAGCAACCACTAGCTCTATATTTTGCCCTCCACTGTGACTTTGCTGAAACAAACCGATTTTCACTTTGCCATCACGTTTCAGTTACACGATGTAATCGACTACTCTGAGTCATTCAGATGGAACAAATTCGAGTGCAACGCCACAACACTGGGTACCATATATACCAACCCCAGGTTGATGTATTGTCCAACAAGGTTCTCTAGAAGTAAAGTGTCAGATAAGCTGACTTGAGATCAGATTTTTTTGCAATATTTACATCACTGTGTAACCAGGCCCTCCTCCACCTTCTGGAACAGTCCACTCAATGTTCTGTTTAGGATCTTTGATGTCACAAGCCTGCAGGTACCATCAACAATTTAGGTACAAGTAAGACTCAAATGTGTACTCCCAACAATTTTTAAATTGGTTATCCAAGATCATAACATCGACCGTGTCATTGTGTACTAGTCCAAGCAACCGTCAGTACCGAAATCTAACTGAGGCACATAATGCATGACACAACTTCATCAATGGGCACCCAAAGCAGCTGGTGCACCGAATACACAAGAATGCATAATCCCTGAACCATCGAATGAAGAGAGTTACCTTGCAATGAAGACAATTTTGAGCATTTATGTGAAGCTTTGGGTCACCGTTCTCGTCGGAGACATATCTGCGTGGGAACAAGAATGGTCAGTAGCAATCAACAACTTCTACAAAGCAGTTTTTAATGTATATTGGCTACTCCGTGCGAAAAAAGGATAATACAAGCTGGCAAGATCATATACATACTCGTAAACTCGAGCTGGACAATAACGTGACTCTGGTCCAGCATATTGGGGAAGATTTACACTTTCAGGTATTGAGGGATCCTTCAAGCGAAGATGAGGAGGCTGGTTGTGCTCATGGTTTGTGTTGCTCCTGTACAGAAGAAAGGATTAGTGATATAAGTACAGATCAAGAAGCTACTCTGCATTCCCCAGGTTCAAGATAAAGAAATGAGAACGCATAGCCGTGCACCCACAAATTCTGATCAGTGCATCTGCACTATTTATGGTCCTTCAAATTTACACTATCAGCTCTAAAATTTCTTGATACAGTATGGCGTTTGTTGTACGACTAGGTTCTGAACTGATACATATCAAAAGCACCACTGTGGTattaaatgagatattaaaataaTGTGAAAGAAGCCCACTGTTCTTGCTGCAGGGCTTGTACCTGTATAAAGAAGATGGAACATCAAAGGACACCTGGCCATCTGGTTTTGGATACTGAATTGGTGAGTGGAGATTAGCCATCTGTTCACAAGTGTTTAGTCAAACTCTCTAGTAACTTAGCAACATTGCGATTTAAAGAATATTGAGCAGCGGTAGCACTTCACACTCACATCTGTTGCTTCATGGTCAGGTTTTCCGTGCTTCAATGTAAAAGGTAACTTCCCATTGAATATGTAGCTAAAACATTGAGAAGATAATATATGTGAGTAAACTGGGTAGAACATTGGATAACATCAACTTACCAATCTGAAACTCACTGTTCCACTGCTGACAAGGCCATGCCAGGAATAAATCCGTACTCAAATGCCTAGGTGCAAAGAAAAAGAAAGCATAACCTATTATCCTCTGGGATTTCTGCAAGACAAAATTTCACAAACTAGAAAGTAATGATTGTTTTTCGAAATCACAATAAAATAACCACATACCGGTCTATAATTCCGAGATCTATAGAGTTCTTCCCATATCCATGACTTCTTGAGATTCTCCCAGTACAGATCCATGGAAGTTCCTTCAACAAGAGTCTTGAAAGTTGCTTCCGCCGCAAGCATACCTTGTGTACACATCTCTTCTTTAGTACAAGGCTTTTATCGATAAAGCTGATATGAATTGAACCGTAAATCCTAGTCAAGATCcaagcaaacaaacatgtagaAGAGATACCTGATTTCATTGCGGTATGTGAACCTTTGATTTTGGGAACATTTAGGAACCCTGCAGAGCATCCAATAATTGCACCACCGGGGAAAACTGGATTCGGTATCGActgaaattttgtagacacttCATCAGTACCTTTTAATGATTGAGCAGCAACTACAAAGCAAACATAGAGCAGGGTATTCAACTGAATAACGGAAGTGAACTACGATTCACAGCTAACAGGCAAACACAATAAAGGTTATTCAACTGAATAACAAAGTGAAATGCTCCACTCAGTGTCGAAATATAGCATAACAAACGAGCAAGACCAGAACCACGTTTCAGCTTAATACTGGAGCGAAACGACACACAAGCTAGCACCAGGTGAAACTACACTGACGTCTATGTACAGTGTAATGTAATACCAAAATGCTCAATGTAGATAACACACAGAGCTTACATATGCATTTATTTTTCACCAACCATATCACCTTACCTGGAAACCACCTTCATTCAAAGTACGAGCACCATACTGAAGAACTGTTCCACCTTCTAGAAGTGCTCTGATAGCAGGGTGCTGCTTGAATTTCTAAAATATTGGAGATAAGAGTTTGCTTTGACTGTTAAGTATTCAAATCAGCTGCATACTACTTGCCACAAGACTACGATCATAGAGAAATTTACACACCTGAAATTCATCGTAGGGGCTCAGGAAAGGATTTCGATAATTCAAGGCAACAACCAGACCAATTGCTAACTGAAATAAGAGCATACCTATTAGTATTAGATATAGTTAATTCAAACTAATGATGAACATCTCAGGAACTTATAAGCCATAGGAATAGGATTCACATCCATTTACTCTGCAGACCAAGGGCcgatacatgatgaattagtggctTCTCCTTTTTAACCCAGACTGAACATTTCTTATGTTTTTCCTTCTTTCTGGTGTTTTAGGATCTAGCGTTTTGGTTTCTGTTTTAGGTCGGCAACGCACCAGTGGTTGTGTAGCTTCCAGATCATTCTTCTTCTAATACAAGTAACAATGTTTTGGCATTTGTTCCACAAAGAAACTCCAATTAAATATTTTTAATCATAAAACAGGCCACTACAAACAGCACAGGTGGAGGAACTTTCCTATTGCTGACTAGGAACTTATGCTGTGCAGCAGTATGCAACCCACAATCTGAACTTgtatattactccctccgttccaaattaatcgactcaactttgtctagatacgcaTGTATCTAGATGCGTTTGTTGATACATTCGTATTTAACAAATTAacttggaacggagggagtatatattttctCAGATACCAATCTTCGCAAGCAAAACATATAATATGTGATAAGGACAATCTGCAGATCTAGAAAGTACCTGTCTATCATCAAGGTGATACAGAAACGATCCTCCGTATGTCTTCATGTCCAAAGGCCACCCTACAGTATGAACTACAGAGCCTGGCCTATGCTTTCCTTCTTCTATCTCCCAGACCTAAATGCAAAATATTCAGTTTGTTCCAAGAGCATTATTAAACCATCAATAAGTAGTTAGCGAAAAGGAGGTGCATTTTTTCAAGAGAACCTAGTAAATACAGTCTAGTAACAATATAAAGGTGAATTAATGAAACATAAAAAACAATAATAATTCTGGAAAATTATTACTCCCTCCAGTTCAAAATAATTGCCCCAAaaaagatgtatctagacatgtaGATACATCTTTTTCGGGCAAATattttgaaccggagggagtatgaaAAATGATGTGCTTATGTATGACAAATAAATAGTAAGAATTTCCCTAATCTATATATAGTGCCTATTTAAGTAATTAGAGGCATTGATAATCTATGCAATCCACATTGCCTCTATAATGTGGTAGCTGATATGCAAAAACAATATATTCAAATAAAGGACCTTGCTCTGTTATGTTTTATCAGAACTGAGAATACGGTACTTGGAAATGGCATTAATGAATTTCAATATACCTCTTTAATTCCGAGAGCATATGTCTGGTGTTGCCCTTGCCCAGTTTCTCTGAGCTTGTGATTTGTTATTATTTTCTGGAAAGCACAAGAGATATGAGGATAACGTAATAGAATTTAGCATCAATTGCATAATACATATAAAAACAAATAATCCTTCATACACTAAATTAACCAAACTCGAATATGCTGACCTCTGATAATGAACCTCGGCAACCCTCGGCCAGAAGAGTTATTCGCCCTGCATTCTAAGTAGTTGACCATGAGAATAGATACGTGAGTGGCACAAGAAGAGTGGAAAAGGAGGTACATCAACTTTTGAGTAAGAACAAATCGAAAAAAAATCATTACGATCTATCTCTCAAACAATTCGAAGGGAAAATATGCAACAGATGATAGCATATACTTCTGTGTGAACATCCATGTGATTAGCTATAAGGAGGTTACTCGCCTCTTAGTTCCACACCCGGTTGAAAAGTTTCCCGTTTGGTACCATCTTTAGCAATACCAACATCATTGGTTGCAACGCCGTTAACCATTTGATTTTGATCATAAAGGATCTGTCAGAACAGAATTGAGGAAAATATTAGTCCTTCCACGAAAGAGTTCTTTAAGTAAAAATGGATGGTACCTCACTTGCAGCAAAACCTGGATACACTTCGACACCTAATTCTTCAGCCTTTAGGGACATCCATCGCACCAGTTGGCTCAAGCTGGATGAAAATGAGTATGTTGTCACAAGTGAGTCACTGGAATAAGAGGAATATACGAACTTGCGAGAATCAAGCTGAGGTGAATAAGAAAACACCAGCACCTTATCACATAGTTCCCTCTGTTATCGAAAGGAGATGGAAGTGTCCATGCCTTGTTCTTTGTTAACATCCAGAACGTGTCAGATGAGACAGGGACTCTGATCGGGGCCTGTCGAACATATCATAGGCAGATGAAAATGAGTTCCTGGCTACTTAGTGCATACcagtctgagttatctacagagtatTCCTAGATGACCATGACTGAAGGAACCCAAAATAGGAACACAGATGGCATGTGGTACGATCTGGCAAGTCCAATTCCGGCGAAGGGTCTAGAAATTAGAGTTCTCTTATGATATCATTGCAACTACAGTATTACAAAGCACGATAGGTCTAGAAATCATAACAACACCCTCATACACAATAAACTTTGTAATTTGTAATGGCATACGTGAGTAAATGGACAAGAAGCAAGCACGATTGGTCTAGAAATCAGAGTTCAGGGTAGAGAAGGGCATACATCCTGTTGCCTCCAGTTGGGGATGAGCTCATCCAAGGCTCGGGGCTCGAACACATTCCCCGACAGCACATGAGCACCTGCAGAGCAAAGGCCCAAATTACACGAGAAGCGACACCCTCGCGAGCTACATAGCACTCTGACAAGACAGCCAGCAGTGAGAATTGAATTTAGCGTGCGAGGCGAAGCAGGAGCGGCGCACCGACTTCGGCTCCCTTCTCGAGGACGCAGACGGAGAGGTCGGTGTCGGCGGTGCGGCAGAGCTGCTTGAGCCGGATGGCGGCGGCCAGCCCCGCGGGGCCTGCGCCCACGATCACGACGTCGTAGCTCATCGCCTCCCGTCCAGCAGAGAACcacctcgccgtcgccgcgcccCAGCTCGGCATCGGCGCGCGGTGGCGGCGAGCCGGGGCCCTGGCGATCCCCGCAGCTGCCGCCGCGGCCGCGCGGAGGACCCGATGCATTAGATATAGGGCGAAGGTTCCTTCCCGATCGGTGGAGCTTGCGTCTCGCTTCGGATTTTGAAGTGCGGCTGACTGCGCGAAGcagcgagagagagaggggaggtgGAGGAAGAGACGGAAGTGCAGAGTGTCAGTTTGCTCCGGCACTTGGCTGGATCAGATCGTTGAGGTGGACGACGACGAATACGAAATGCTCTTCTCCTTGGTCCTGGGCCTGATTTCATGGGCCTTGTCCATACCTCCCTACGGCTGCCTACATTGGCTGGTTGTTGTGGTTGAGTCGCGGAAATCCGGGAGTGCCTATGCTCCGCCTTTAGCGGGAGCGATGGTACGCTCCGCCGGAACAGATTCTTCCTGGGCCGCTCCAAATGCGGCCCAACAAAAGGTACTGCCTCTTTCTCTTTTTTCTCCTTTCAGTTTATATTTAAAAATATTTCAATTCAAAAAATATTTAAATCTAAAAATAATTGGATTACAAAATGTTCAGATTTACCAAATACCTGGATCTAAAAAAAATTAAATCTCAGAATtctaaattaaaaaatgttcaaattaaaaaattgTTTAGATTAAAAAATGTTAAAATCTAAAAAAGTTCAAAATTAAAAAAGTTCAAATTAAAAATGTTCCTATTAAAAATGTTCGAAT
This Lolium perenne isolate Kyuss_39 chromosome 1, Kyuss_2.0, whole genome shotgun sequence DNA region includes the following protein-coding sequences:
- the LOC127305729 gene encoding electron transfer flavoprotein-ubiquinone oxidoreductase, mitochondrial isoform X1, whose amino-acid sequence is MHRVLRAAAAAAAGIARAPARRHRAPMPSWGAATARWFSAGREAMSYDVVIVGAGPAGLAAAIRLKQLCRTADTDLSVCVLEKGAEVGAHVLSGNVFEPRALDELIPNWRQQDAPIRVPVSSDTFWMLTKNKAWTLPSPFDNRGNYVISLSQLVRWMSLKAEELGVEVYPGFAASEILYDQNQMVNGVATNDVGIAKDGTKRETFQPGVELRGRITLLAEGCRGSLSEKIITNHKLRETGQGQHQTYALGIKEVWEIEEGKHRPGSVVHTVGWPLDMKTYGGSFLYHLDDRQLAIGLVVALNYRNPFLSPYDEFQKFKQHPAIRALLEGGTVLQYGARTLNEGGFQSIPNPVFPGGAIIGCSAGFLNVPKIKGSHTAMKSGMLAAEATFKTLVEGTSMDLYWENLKKSWIWEELYRSRNYRPAFEYGFIPGMALSAVEHYIFNGKLPFTLKHGKPDHEATDMANLHSPIQYPKPDGQVSFDVPSSLYRSNTNHEHNQPPHLRLKDPSIPESVNLPQYAGPESRYCPARVYEYVSDENGDPKLHINAQNCLHCKACDIKDPKQNIEWTVPEGGGGPGYTVM
- the LOC127305729 gene encoding electron transfer flavoprotein-ubiquinone oxidoreductase, mitochondrial isoform X2 — its product is MLTKNKAWTLPSPFDNRGNYVISLSQLVRWMSLKAEELGVEVYPGFAASEILYDQNQMVNGVATNDVGIAKDGTKRETFQPGVELRGRITLLAEGCRGSLSEKIITNHKLRETGQGQHQTYALGIKEVWEIEEGKHRPGSVVHTVGWPLDMKTYGGSFLYHLDDRQLAIGLVVALNYRNPFLSPYDEFQKFKQHPAIRALLEGGTVLQYGARTLNEGGFQSIPNPVFPGGAIIGCSAGFLNVPKIKGSHTAMKSGMLAAEATFKTLVEGTSMDLYWENLKKSWIWEELYRSRNYRPAFEYGFIPGMALSAVEHYIFNGKLPFTLKHGKPDHEATDMANLHSPIQYPKPDGQVSFDVPSSLYRSNTNHEHNQPPHLRLKDPSIPESVNLPQYAGPESRYCPARVYEYVSDENGDPKLHINAQNCLHCKACDIKDPKQNIEWTVPEGGGGPGYTVM